TCCAGCGCCTCTTCCATGCCGGAAAAATTCCACGACACATCATAGAGATCCAGCGCCTTGGCCAGATAGAGAAAAGAATTACAGTCAAACCGGGCGGGAAAGCTGTTGCCATTATATTCGAGATAGCGTTCCACCTCGAACTGGCCGAAAAAATCAAACAGACCATCGCGGGCCGAAAAACGCCGACCGAACTTCATGGACATGGACTCTTCCGATAGAAACGAAATGTGTCCGACGGCACGTGCCAGAGCAAAACCGCTTACCGGCTGATGCTCGGGCTTGTAGTTGCCCTTTTTCCACAGTGGGTCATTGTAGATCGCCTGGCGAGCCAGCGCATTGAGCGCAATGGCCATCGGTGAGGTTCGTCCGGTTCCGGCAATGGGAATAATTGACCGAACCATTTCAGGATAATGAATCCCCCACTCAATCGCCTGCATGGCACCCATACTACCGCCGATCACCGTGACCAATGAGGTGATGCCCAACGCATCAAGCATCAGCTTCTGGGCACGCACCATGTCACGGACCATGACAATGGGAAATTTAAGGCGATAGGGTCTTTCTGTGTGTGGATTGATACTGGTCGGACCGGTGGAGCCTTTACAGGAGCCAATAACGTTGGAACAGATGACGAAATATTTATCGGTGTCGAGTACCCGGCCGGGGCCAATCATGTTATCCCACCAGCCCGGTTTACGGTCTTCAGCACTGTGCTTTCCGGCGGCATGGGCGTCACCGGTCCAGGCGTGGGTTAC
This is a stretch of genomic DNA from uncultured Desulfuromonas sp.. It encodes these proteins:
- a CDS encoding homoserine O-acetyltransferase produces the protein MTNDILVATQTIDIDQELRLESGRLLGPLTLAYETYGTLNDRGTNAVLVTHAWTGDAHAAGKHSAEDRKPGWWDNMIGPGRVLDTDKYFVICSNVIGSCKGSTGPTSINPHTERPYRLKFPIVMVRDMVRAQKLMLDALGITSLVTVIGGSMGAMQAIEWGIHYPEMVRSIIPIAGTGRTSPMAIALNALARQAIYNDPLWKKGNYKPEHQPVSGFALARAVGHISFLSEESMSMKFGRRFSARDGLFDFFGQFEVERYLEYNGNSFPARFDCNSFLYLAKALDLYDVSWNFSGMEEALERLNCPSLWFAFTSDWLYRPEQTEEVVEILQKGNKPVSYHLIDSDYGHDSFLVEPEKFTPYVVEFLRQLEV